From a region of the Alosa sapidissima isolate fAloSap1 chromosome 9, fAloSap1.pri, whole genome shotgun sequence genome:
- the LOC121719180 gene encoding histone H1-like, which produces MAEAAPAPATAPVKSPKKKAPRPKKTGPSVGELVVKAVSASKEKKGVSLAALKKALAAGGYDVEKNNARVKVAIKSLVTKGTLVQIKGTGASGSFKLNKEKAVEKKPAKKTAPKAKKPAAKKPAVAKKPKKAVAKKQAAAKKTPKKAAKKPATPKKATKSPKKAKKPAAPKKAAKSPKKVKATKPKVAKPKAAKPKKAAPKKK; this is translated from the coding sequence ATGGCAGAAGCTGCTCCAGCCCCTGCTACGGCCCCAGTGAAGTCCCCTAAGAAGAAGGCACCCCGACCCAAGAAAACTGGACCAAGTGTGGGAGAGCTCGTTGTCAAGGCTGTCTCTGCCTctaaagagaagaaaggagtaTCGCTGGCTGCCCTGAAGAAGGCTCTAGCGGCTGGTGGATACGATGTGGAGAAAAACAACGCTCGTGTCAAGGTGGCTATAAAGAGTTTGGTCACAAAGGGAACTTTGGTCCAGATTAAAGGAACCGGCGCTTCTGGCTCCTTCAAGCTGAACAAGGAAAAGGCGGTGGAAAAGAAGCCCGCTAAAAAGACAGCACCTAAAGCGAAGAAGCCAGCAGCGAAAAAACCTGCCGTGGCTAAGAAGCCCAAGAAGGCAGTAGCAAAGAAGCAGGCGGCCGCCAAAAAGACTCCAAAGAAGGCAGCCAAGAAGCCTGCCACACCGAAAAAAGCAACGAAGAGCCCAAAAAAAGCCAAGAAGCCTGCTGCACCCAAGAAGGCAGCGAAGAGCCCCAAGAAAGTCAAGGCAACGAAACCCAAGGTGGCTAAGCCTAAAGCTGCCAAACCCAAAAAGGCTGCACCCAAGAAGAAGTAA
- the LOC121719197 gene encoding histone H2A isoform X2 gives MSGRGKTGGKARAKAKTRSSRAGLQFPVGRVHRLLRKGNYAQRVGAGAPVYLAAVLEYLTAEILELAGNAARDNKKTRIIPRHLQLAVRNDEELNKLLGGVTIAQGGVLPNIQAVLLPKKTEKAAGRS, from the exons ATGAGTGGCAGAGGCAAAACCGGTGGCAAGGCCAGAGCTAAGGCCAAAACTCGTTCATCTAGAGCTGGATTGCAGTTCCCCGTAGGCCGTGTGCACAGGCTGCTGCGCAAAGGCAACTATGCTCAGCGTGTTGGCGCTGGTGCTCCGGTTTACTTGGCTGCCGTTCTCGAGTATCTGACGGCTGAGATTCTGGAGTTGGCCGGTAATGCTGCCCGTGACAACAAGAAGACTCGTATCATTCCCCGCCATTTGCAGCTGGCTGTGCGTAATGACGAGGAGTTGAACAAACTGCTCGGCGGAGTGACTATCGCTCAGGGTGGTGTGTTGCCTAACATTCAGGCTGTGCTTCTGCCCAAGAAGACCGAGAA GGCTGCGGGGCGATCTTAG
- the LOC121719197 gene encoding histone H2A isoform X1 — translation MSGRGKTGGKARAKAKTRSSRAGLQFPVGRVHRLLRKGNYAQRVGAGAPVYLAAVLEYLTAEILELAGNAARDNKKTRIIPRHLQLAVRNDEELNKLLGGVTIAQGGVLPNIQAVLLPKKTEKSK, via the coding sequence ATGAGTGGCAGAGGCAAAACCGGTGGCAAGGCCAGAGCTAAGGCCAAAACTCGTTCATCTAGAGCTGGATTGCAGTTCCCCGTAGGCCGTGTGCACAGGCTGCTGCGCAAAGGCAACTATGCTCAGCGTGTTGGCGCTGGTGCTCCGGTTTACTTGGCTGCCGTTCTCGAGTATCTGACGGCTGAGATTCTGGAGTTGGCCGGTAATGCTGCCCGTGACAACAAGAAGACTCGTATCATTCCCCGCCATTTGCAGCTGGCTGTGCGTAATGACGAGGAGTTGAACAAACTGCTCGGCGGAGTGACTATCGCTCAGGGTGGTGTGTTGCCTAACATTCAGGCTGTGCTTCTGCCCAAGAAGACCGAGAAGTCCAAGTAA
- the LOC121719191 gene encoding histone H3 has protein sequence MARTKQTARKSTGGKAPRKQLATKAARKSAPATGGVKKPHRYRPGTVALREIRRYQKSTELLIRKLPFQRLVREIAQDFKTDLRFQSSAVMALQEASEAYLVGLFEDTNLCAIHAKRVTIMPKDIQLARRIRGERA, from the coding sequence ATGGCAAGAACTAAGCAGACAGCCCGCAAATCTACCGGAGGTAAGGCTCCGAGGAAGCAGCTCGCCACCAAGGCTGCGCGTAAAAGCGCACCAGCAACTGGTGGAGTGAAGAAGCCTCATCGTTACAGGCCTGGTACTGTGGCTCTGAGAGAAATCCGCCGTTACCAGAAGTCTACTGAGCTGCTGATCCGCAAGCTGCCCTTCCAGCGTCTGGTCAGAGAAATTGCTCAGGACTTCAAGACTGATCTGCGTTTCCAGAGCTCTGCTGTCATGGCTCTTCAGGAGGCTAGCGAGGCTTACCTCGTCGGCCTGTTTGAGGACACTAACCTGTGCGCGATCCACGCCAAGAGGGTAACCATCATGCCCAAAGACATCCAGCTGGCTCGTCGTATCCGTGGGGAGCGTGCTTAA